Genomic DNA from Setaria italica strain Yugu1 chromosome V, Setaria_italica_v2.0, whole genome shotgun sequence:
ttattattactgGCTATGTCTTTTGTTGTTTATGCAATCAATGTTGTATTCATACAGAGGGACTATGAAGAATACAAGGTGAGGATAAATGCTTTGGTTGCCAAAGCGCAGAAGACACCTGAGGAAGGCTGGATCATGCAAGATGGTACACCATGGCCTGGGAATAATCCTCGTGACCACCCTGGCATGATCCAGGTAATTTGCTTTTCACTACTATACAAGATGTTGTACAGTTGTAGTCATACTGCGCATCCTTTTGAAGAGTAACTGCATCTTTGGTCAATGCAAAATACGCCATGCCTTTCCTCATAAAATAAATTGGTAAACAACAAAAACAGCTCCAGCCTAGTCATTTATTTGTTCCACTTGGGCGTGCAAATATATTCTGTAAAAATAGTGTTACTTCAATGGATCATATTGTGTATACTAATTGTGTCTTATTGTTCAGGATACATTTATTAACTAATATGATGCATGCTGATCCTTGTTAGAATGTCAATTAATGATTTCCATGTGGGCAATAGCCTATTCTTCAAGTTTACCCTTACCATACCACTGGCCTTTGGTGAATGGTGACAGGTTTTCCTCGGTGAGACTGGTGCCCGGGACTTTGATGGAAATGAACTTCCGCGGTTAGTGTATGTTTCAAGAGAGAAAAGGCCAGGCTACCAACACCACAAAAAAGCAGGGGCTATGAATGCTCTGGTATGACAGTCCTCAGCGATAATTACCGCATACAGAAGTTCATTCCATGATGAGATTCTGAACGTTAACTAATTGAGAGTTTTTCTAATTTGGCAGGTCCGAGTGTCTGCTGTTCTGACAAATGCTCCCTACATTCTAAATCTTGACTGTGATCACTATGTTAACAACAGCAAAGCCGTCCGTGAAGCAATGTGCTTCATGATGGACCCTACTGTTGGCAGAGATGTCTGCTATGTGCAATTCCCACAGAGGTTCGATGGCATCGACCGCAGTGATCGATATGCCAACAGGAACGttgttttctttgatgtgagtaCTAAGCCGGTGACATTTCATTTTGCGTCTTAGTAATCTTGACATAACTTATATGTCCATTCTTACATTGAATAGGTTAACATGAAAGGACTTGATGGGCTTCAAGGCCCAGTTTATGTGGGAACTGGTTGTTGTTTCTATAGGCAAGCTCTGTACGGTTATGGGCCTCCATCTCTACCTGCCCTTCCAAAGTCTTCGATCTGTTCAtggtgttgttgctgctgcccCAAGAAAAAGATTGAAAGAAGTGAGAGGGAAATCAACAGAGACTCTCGGCGAGAAGACCTTGAGTCTGCCATTTTCAATCTTCGGGAAATTGACAGTAAGTGCACAAAACTGGTGGGTTAGaagatctaacctgaaaaataTTATGTTCCTTAATATATGGTTGTTTTTGCAGACTACGATGAGTATGAGAGGTCCATGCTGATCTCTCAGATGAGCTTTGAGAAGTCTTTTGGCCTGTCCTCAGTCTTCATTGAATCAACTCTTATGGAGAATGGGGGTGTCCCTGAATCTGCAAACCCATCTACGCTAATTAAAGAAGCCATTCATGTCATTAGCTGTGGATATGAAGAAAAAACTGAATGGGGAAAAGAGGTATGCATTCTTGTCCTTCGGTATCTTCctctaaaagaaaaatcaaatgcATGCCTTGTTGATACCTCAGATAATTTTGCCATGTTCATCCTTGTTTCGTTTCTTTTTGTCAGATTGGCTGGATCTACGGTTCAGTTACAGAGGATATTCTGTCTGGGTTTAAGATGCACTGTCGTGGCTGGAGATCCATCTACTGCATGCCGGTGAGACCCGCATTCAAGGGATCAGCCCCTATCAATCTTTCCGATCGTCTGCACCAGGTTCTCCGGTGGGCTCTTGGTTCCGTTGAGATCTTCTTCAGTCGTCACTGCCCGCTTTGGTACGGTTACGGCGGTGGCCGTCTGAAATGGCTTCAGAGGCTATCCTACATCAACACCATCGTCTACCCGTTCACTTCTCTTCCTCTCATTGCCTACTGTTGCCTGCCTGCCATTTGCCTGCTCACCGGAAAGTTCATCATTCCGACAGTAAGTTAGCTTTCACCATCACCATTTAATCATTTATACATTGGTTATGGATTCAAATGGCTGTAATGTTCATCCGCCGTTCTTTCCCTCTTTCAGCTGTCCAACGCCGCAACGATATGGTTTCTTGGCCTCTTCATCTCCATCATTGTGACGAGCGTGTTAGAGCTGCGGTGGAGTGGCATCGGCATCGAGGACTGGTGGCGCAACGAGCAGTTCTGGGTCATCGGAGGCGTGTCCGCGCACCTGTTCGCCGTGTTCCAGGGTATCCTCAAGATGATTGCCGGGCTGGACACCAACTTCACGGTCACGGCCAAGGCGACGGACGACACCGAGTTCGGGGAGCTGTACGTGTTCAAGTGGACGACGGTGCTGATCCCGCCCACCACCATCCTGGTGCTCAACCTGGTGGGCGTGGTGGCCGGCTTCTCCGACGCGCTCAACAGCGGCTACGAGTCGTGGGGCCCGCTCTTCGGCAAGGTGTTCTTTGCCATGTGGGTGATCATGCACCTGTACCC
This window encodes:
- the LOC101774619 gene encoding cellulose synthase A catalytic subunit 4 [UDP-forming], producing the protein MVEPAAATQPCAACGDDACAACRACSYALCRACLDEDAAEGRTTCARCGGEYAAATDPAHGNEGAEAEEVEDHHAAGGLRERVTMGSHLNDRQDEVSHARTMSSLSGIGSELNDESGKPIWKNRVESWKEKKNEKKASAKKAAAKAQPPPVEEQIMDEKDLTDAYEPLSRVIPISKNKLTPYRAVIIMRLVVLGLFFHYRITNPVYSAFGLWMTSVICEIWFAFSWILDQFPKWYPINRETYVDRLTARYGDGEDSGLAPVDFFVSTVDPLKEPPLITANTVLSILAVDYPVEKISCYVSDDGSAMLTFESLAETAEFARKWVPFCKKYAIEPRAPEFYFSQKIDYLKDKIHPSFVKERRAMKRDYEEYKVRINALVAKAQKTPEEGWIMQDGTPWPGNNPRDHPGMIQVFLGETGARDFDGNELPRLVYVSREKRPGYQHHKKAGAMNALVRVSAVLTNAPYILNLDCDHYVNNSKAVREAMCFMMDPTVGRDVCYVQFPQRFDGIDRSDRYANRNVVFFDVNMKGLDGLQGPVYVGTGCCFYRQALYGYGPPSLPALPKSSICSWCCCCCPKKKIERSEREINRDSRREDLESAIFNLREIDNYDEYERSMLISQMSFEKSFGLSSVFIESTLMENGGVPESANPSTLIKEAIHVISCGYEEKTEWGKEIGWIYGSVTEDILSGFKMHCRGWRSIYCMPVRPAFKGSAPINLSDRLHQVLRWALGSVEIFFSRHCPLWYGYGGGRLKWLQRLSYINTIVYPFTSLPLIAYCCLPAICLLTGKFIIPTLSNAATIWFLGLFISIIVTSVLELRWSGIGIEDWWRNEQFWVIGGVSAHLFAVFQGILKMIAGLDTNFTVTAKATDDTEFGELYVFKWTTVLIPPTTILVLNLVGVVAGFSDALNSGYESWGPLFGKVFFAMWVIMHLYPFLKGLMGKQNRTPTIVVLWSVLLASVFSLLWVKIDPFVGGTEPVSSTNCNTVIC